The following are from one region of the Acomys russatus unplaced genomic scaffold, mAcoRus1.1, whole genome shotgun sequence genome:
- the LOC127186233 gene encoding collagen alpha-1(I) chain-like produces MAPRTPGIACVCACLCWSGGPFTVRCRDHDRSACLPCRPVRLRRVQRRLPRAGGRAVTALGRQAGRAGGRRQGWRVAVQPAGTERAGEPSTGQEQRNQLSRRRPGPSPLQPVPVPRPGSGPLSCQTRRVPVHFSAPARPVPLGTSSGQEAELHLPRRHLQARPPARPPAVSQSVRQSVSGPVVSGPAGQRLRFPNRERETRPVSAAGGGGGREPFPFCPCAAARRPPPPPAAAAASVPRASGRAPNRPAWACASGGPLTHGCRDRDPVCPSVCLPCRPVRPCRGRRLLPCGDAVAAAAAVPAPAGVPPASEEPHGKVTRVGRPRLPSRVRPGSGPPSCQIRRVPVDSSAPARPVPLAASSGQKAEPHPMPPRPAAGRADWPAGEAMVISPGPCGLMGKSPSRKRRSVEEARAGQERQLRRLQRAPHPEPEPAWGPTRPGSRRASGPPEQRGPLCPGGPGRGGAGDGGGPGGDSGRQGSRSRIPKRRLRGRPGRLPPQTPGLTGREGPSAPEAKGGEREGRRRPRGERDPAGAGYSRAEASAEPLAVTPPGLPGQRGPLCSGEPGEGVMPVPKGDRQGSSQREDSAEKTPSLGRTEPPGGQKAELQPPANSASVPVQRPPTAPPETAGAGNFGSALTGVPLTLGHKEQNRHKTVRAASRGPAPGFSRSGSHGQLPALTALRRHPAAGSRNRARHRELPGDRARYRDPPGAGRRARPCPPAAWRRPRVSRFPHPPSGRETGSLRAAAGVETAAAAAAAVAMLDARSPSRWDVRSLSGPRIAPARSESPPSRPPASPRSPASAAAAWTAWSEAAAGPAAAAAAAAMLDARSPSRWDVRSLSGPRIAPARSESPPSRPPASPRSPASAAAAAWTAWSEAAAGPAAAAAAAGAILAGRSLLSQTVSVVSLYLESLRDHGDTIRRPPCGPRPRRRRRGPLGLEPAKPRRRRRTAAAAMMASEPRPAGPRLQPPVSVASRPGSRSGPLGVTAIRSAGLHAAPAEAAARADGIRTGQASACVPGSRPGRHVARHAVSSFVNF; encoded by the exons ATGGCGCCCAGG ACGCCTGGGatcgcatgtgtgtgtgcgtgcttgtgttgGAGCGGCGGCCCGTTTACTGTCCGGTGCCGGGACCACGACCGGTCTGCCTGCCTGCCGTGCCGCCCGGTCCGTCTGCGGCGGGTGCAGCGTCGGCTCCCGCGGGCCGGCGGGCGGGCGG TCACGGCGctcggcaggcaggcagggcggGCAGGCGGGCGGCGGCAGGGCTGGCGGGTCGCTGTGCAGCCCGCGGGTACGGAGCGAGCGGGCGAGCCCAGCACGGGGCAGGAGCAGAGAAACCAGCTCTCACGGAGGCGCCCCGGGCCCTCGCCGCTGCAGCCGGTTCCCGTCCCGCGTCCCGGTTCAGGGCCGCTGAGCTGTCAGACGCGTAGGGTTCCCGTGCACTTCAGTGCGCCTGCCCGGCCGGTCCCTCTGGGGACATCTAGTGGCCAAGAGGCGGAACTGCACCTGCCGCGCCGGCACCTCCAGgctcgcccgcccgcccgcccgcccgccgtcagtcagtcagtcaggcaGTCAGTCAGTGGGCCGGTGGTCAGCGGGCCGGCCGGTCAGCGGCTACGCTTCCCAA acagagagagagagacccgtCCCGTGTcggcggcgggcggcggcggcgggcgggaGCCTTTCCCGTTCTGTCCCTGTGcagccgcccgccgcccgccgccgccgcccgccgccgccgcagctTCTGTCCCCCGGGCGAGCGGGCGAGCTCCCAATAGACCCGCGTGGGCGTGTGCGAGCGGCGGCCCGCTTACTCACGGGTGCCGGGACCGCGACCCGGTCTGCCCGTCAGTCTGCCTGCCGTGCCGCCCGGTCCGCCCGTGTCGCGGGCGGCGTCTGCTCCCGTGCGGCGATGCCGTGGCTGCGGCGGCGGCCGTGCCTGCCCCGGCCGGCGTGCCGCCCGCGAGCGAGGAGCCGCACGGCAAAGTGACACGCGTGGGCCGTCCCCGCCTCCCGTCCCGTGTCCGTCCCGGGTCAGGGCCTCCGAGCTGTCAGATCCGTAGGGTCCCCGTCGACTCCAGCGCGCCTGCGCGGCCGGTCCCTCTGGCGGCATCTAGCGGCCAGAAGGCGGAACCGCACCCGATGCCGCCCCGGCCGGCCGCGGGACGTGCCGATTGGCCGGCCGGGGAGGCTATGGTAATCTCTCCGGGGCCCTGCGGCCTCATGGGAAAGTCACCCTCACGGAAAAGACGGTCGGTGGAAGAGGCCCGGGCCGGCCAGGAGC gccagcTGCGGCGGCTGCAGCGGGCTCCGCATCCCGAGCCGGAGCCCGCCTGGGGCCCCACCAGGCCCGGCTCCCGCCGAGCCTCAGGCCCTCCGGAGCAGAGGGGCCCTCTCTGCCCGGGAGGCCCAGGGCGAGGCGGAGCCGGCGACGGCGGCGGCCCCGGGGGAGACAGCGGCCGCCAGGGCAGCAGGAGCCGCATCCCGAAGCGGCGCCTGCGAGGCCGCCCCGGCCGCCTCCCGCCCCAAACCCCGGGCCTCACGGGCAGAGAGGGCCCCTCTGCACCGGAGGCCAAGGGGGGCGAGCGGGAAGGCCGGCGGCGGCCCCGGGGAGAGAGAGACCCCGCAGGAGCCGGCTACTCCCGAGCCGAGGCCTCCGCGGAGCCCCTGGCCGTCACCCCTCCCGGGCTTCCCGGGCAGAGAGGGCCCCTCTGCTCCGGGGAGCCTGGGGAGGGAGTGATG CCTGTGCCCAAGGGCGACAGGCAAGGCAGCTCACAGCGTGAGGACTCTGCTGAGAAAACACCTTCTCTGGGCCGGACAGAGCCTCCCGG TGGCCAAAAGGCGGAACTGCAGCCGCCGGCCAACAGCGCGTCCGTCCCTGTACAGCGTCCCCCGACCGCCCCGCCGGAAACGGCCGGAGCGGGGAACTTTGGTTCCGCCCTCACGGGGGTGCCGCTGACTCTCGG acaCAAGGAACAGAACCGACATAAAACCGTCAGGGCGGCGAGCCGGGGACCGGCTCCGGGTTTCTCACGCTCCGGTTCCCACGGGCAGCTCCCGGCTCTCACCGCTCTCCGGCGCCACCCGGCGGCCGGTTCGCGAAACCGCGCCCGCCACCGGGAACTCCCGGGCGACCGGGCCCGTTACCGGGACCCGCCGGGCGCCGGGCGCCGGGCTCGCCCGTGCCCGCCCGCCGCGTGGAGACGCCCGCGCGTTTCTCGGTTCCCACACCCTCCCAGCGGCAGGGAGACGGGGTCCCTCCGGGCGGCGGCTGGGGTGGaaaccgccgccgccgccgccgccgccgtcgccaTGTTGGATGCCCGGTCTCCGTCCCGCTGGGACGTTCGGTCGCTTAGCGGCCCGAGAATCGCTCCCGCTCGCTCAGAATCACCGCCGTCCCGCCCGCCCGCCTCCCCGCGGTCCCCTgcctcggcggcggcggcgtggACCGCGTGGAGCGAGGCCGCCGCgggccccgccgccgccgccgccgccgccgccatgtTGGATGCCCGGTCTCCGTCCCGCTGGGACGTTCGGTCGCTTAGCGGCCCGAGAATCGCTCCCGCTCGCTCAGAATCACCACCGTCCCGCCCGCCCGCCTCCCCGCGGTCCCCTgcctcggcggcggcggcggcgtggaCCGCGTGGAGCGAGGCCGCCGCgggccccgccgccgccgccgccgccgccggcgCCATCTTGGCCGGCCGGTCCCTGCTTTCACAGACCGTTTCTGTCGTTTCCTTGTACCTCGAATCCCTCCGGGATCACGGCGATACGATCCGCCGGCCTCCCTGCGGCCCCCGgcctcggcggcggcggcgagggCCGCTGGGATTAGAACCGGCAaagccgcggcggcggcggcggacggcggcggcggcgatgATGGCCTCGGAGCCTCGCCCGGCAGGTCCTCGTCTCCAGCCACCCGTGTCGGTCGCCTCACGTCCTGGGAGTCGCTCCGGCCCGCTCGGGGTCACGGCGATACGATCCGCCGGCCTCCACGCGGCCCCCGCCGAGGCGGCGGCGAGGGCCGACGGGATTAGAACCGGCCAGGCCTCGGCGTGCGTCCCCGGCTCCCGTCCCGGTCGCCATGTTGCCCGCCACGCCGTTTCCAGTTTcgttaatttttaa